One genomic window of Caballeronia sp. SBC1 includes the following:
- a CDS encoding xanthine dehydrogenase family protein molybdopterin-binding subunit, which translates to MMRDASKPAAALVESREVSRRRFLKQGSALLAAGVAVGFRLPDARASEASGVVSTSNATHEFEPNAWVRVLPDDTIKLVVHKHDSGTGTRTALAAIVAEELDVDPFAVDVITPENPFYMVYIHPLWKVFSTGGSTSVSLEYDRLRLAGATARAMLVVAAANQWNVPAASCSTANGYVEHAASGRRANYGSLADAAAREPAPKDVALKDPAQFKYIGKLQKKRGAAQKVAGTFQYSIDVDLPGMLVAVITRAPVIGARVRSVDSSNALKLPGVRSVIEIPGRPDVLGGNQAGVAILADDYWSAHQGQAALQIEWDDSLFESFNSDALAGHQAAWLDSPAAHVVPTIQSGDAKAAWTHPARVIEASYSMPYKAQNPMEPVNVTAWARKDSIAYWGGIQVPSTAQEAAVVIGGFKGDQVTVHELVSGGSFGARESKYWLFEVTYLAVKTGKPVKLMNNRETEMGALFYHAATYHRAKVALDEHGRLAALQLRAVSPASPEQWEPGYFDRADRMDYSTTEAINAREFTYRAPHLDIGWVRHETGVPTGWYRAVSYIPNVFAVESIIDEAAHLGKQDPLLFRLANMHDQPRHAAVLRRAAERAGWQDPLPAGVALGIATNQAYGSYVAIVARVAKKDGAIVIEKLTCVADCGLAVSPGGVEEQLYGGLMWGLGHASFDQIDIRNGRVMQHNFDTYRVARMSDMPAVDIDIVQGDLAKLGGVGELSSPAVTPAIANAIYRLTGERKRSTPFDLRDSQPRSDDKKTA; encoded by the coding sequence ATGATGCGCGACGCAAGCAAACCGGCTGCGGCCTTGGTCGAGTCTCGTGAGGTCTCTCGCCGGCGTTTCCTGAAGCAGGGTTCGGCGTTGCTCGCCGCAGGGGTTGCCGTCGGTTTTCGTCTGCCTGACGCGCGGGCGAGCGAAGCGTCAGGTGTTGTTTCAACAAGCAACGCAACCCACGAGTTTGAGCCCAACGCATGGGTCCGCGTATTGCCCGACGACACGATCAAACTCGTGGTCCACAAACATGACTCGGGGACCGGAACGCGGACCGCGCTGGCAGCGATCGTGGCGGAAGAACTCGATGTCGACCCGTTCGCGGTCGACGTGATCACGCCCGAGAATCCGTTCTACATGGTCTACATTCATCCATTGTGGAAGGTGTTCTCAACAGGTGGCAGCACCAGCGTTTCGCTCGAATACGATCGCCTTCGGCTGGCAGGCGCAACCGCAAGAGCGATGCTTGTGGTTGCAGCCGCGAACCAGTGGAACGTGCCCGCTGCATCGTGCTCGACCGCGAACGGTTATGTCGAGCACGCGGCGAGCGGCCGCCGAGCGAACTATGGCTCGCTTGCCGACGCCGCCGCACGCGAGCCTGCGCCGAAGGATGTCGCGCTCAAGGACCCCGCGCAATTCAAGTACATCGGCAAGCTGCAGAAGAAGCGTGGGGCGGCGCAGAAGGTCGCGGGGACGTTTCAATACAGCATCGACGTCGATCTGCCTGGCATGCTGGTCGCCGTGATCACTCGCGCGCCGGTGATAGGCGCGCGCGTGCGCAGCGTCGATTCGTCCAACGCACTCAAGCTGCCGGGCGTGCGCAGCGTGATCGAGATTCCGGGGCGGCCGGATGTGCTCGGCGGCAATCAGGCAGGCGTCGCGATTCTTGCGGATGACTACTGGTCGGCGCATCAGGGTCAGGCGGCGTTGCAGATCGAGTGGGATGACAGCCTCTTCGAAAGCTTCAACAGCGACGCGCTTGCAGGTCATCAGGCCGCGTGGCTCGACAGCCCGGCCGCGCATGTCGTGCCGACCATTCAATCCGGCGATGCGAAGGCCGCGTGGACGCATCCGGCCCGCGTGATCGAAGCATCGTATTCGATGCCGTACAAAGCCCAGAACCCTATGGAACCCGTCAACGTCACCGCATGGGCAAGGAAGGACTCCATAGCCTACTGGGGTGGTATCCAGGTTCCTTCAACGGCGCAGGAGGCTGCCGTTGTGATCGGCGGATTCAAGGGAGATCAGGTCACGGTGCACGAGCTTGTATCGGGCGGCAGCTTCGGTGCGCGCGAATCCAAATACTGGCTGTTCGAAGTCACCTACCTCGCGGTAAAGACCGGCAAACCGGTCAAGCTGATGAACAACCGCGAGACCGAGATGGGCGCGCTGTTTTATCACGCGGCTACGTACCATCGCGCGAAGGTGGCGCTCGACGAGCACGGCCGCCTGGCCGCGTTGCAACTGCGCGCCGTCTCGCCGGCTTCGCCGGAACAATGGGAGCCGGGTTATTTCGATCGCGCGGATCGCATGGACTACAGCACCACCGAGGCCATCAACGCACGCGAGTTCACGTACCGCGCGCCGCATCTGGACATTGGCTGGGTGCGTCATGAAACGGGTGTCCCGACGGGGTGGTATCGGGCGGTCAGCTACATCCCCAATGTGTTCGCGGTCGAGTCGATCATCGATGAAGCTGCACACCTCGGCAAGCAAGACCCGTTGCTGTTCCGACTGGCGAACATGCATGACCAGCCTCGCCATGCGGCGGTCTTGAGGCGAGCAGCGGAGCGCGCGGGGTGGCAAGACCCGTTGCCTGCAGGCGTTGCGCTGGGCATTGCCACCAATCAGGCATACGGCAGTTATGTCGCGATCGTCGCGCGTGTTGCGAAGAAGGATGGAGCGATCGTCATAGAGAAGCTGACCTGCGTGGCGGATTGCGGTCTGGCGGTTTCGCCCGGTGGCGTGGAGGAGCAACTCTATGGTGGCCTGATGTGGGGCCTGGGACACGCGAGCTTCGACCAGATCGACATCCGTAACGGCCGCGTCATGCAACACAACTTCGATACGTATAGGGTGGCTCGGATGAGCGACATGCCGGCCGTCGATATCGACATCGTGCAGGGCGACCTCGCCAAACTGGGCGGCGTAGGCGAACTGTCGAGCCCGGCGGTGACACCGGCTATTGCCAATGCCATTTATCGTCTGACCGGGGAGCGCAAGCGGTCGACGCCGTTCGATCTGCGCGATTCGCAGCCCCGGAGCGACGACAAAAAGACTGCATGA
- a CDS encoding GntR family transcriptional regulator: MAGRVYAQLREAIMTGRFAPGQALSLRGVAEAVGSSTMPVRAALTRLQAEGALIDGPGRALMVPPMTLDLLEELRDVRIALEGCVAKRAASRMTKEHLNALQAVFDTMDAHVEAGDVPAYLRSNFEFHIAIYTHGASDLTLATIQNLWMRIGPFLNLVAPDIPHMRLSMAAHRKIVDALWKGDGEGARAGIEEDIGGAAADLRERLQSREAARA; this comes from the coding sequence ATGGCGGGCCGCGTCTACGCGCAGTTGCGCGAGGCGATCATGACGGGACGCTTTGCGCCCGGTCAGGCGCTGAGCTTGCGCGGGGTTGCCGAAGCAGTCGGTTCATCGACCATGCCGGTACGCGCCGCGCTCACGCGGCTACAAGCTGAAGGCGCGTTGATCGACGGGCCGGGCCGCGCGCTGATGGTGCCCCCCATGACGCTCGACCTGCTCGAAGAGCTGCGCGACGTGCGGATCGCCCTTGAAGGCTGCGTGGCGAAACGGGCGGCATCGCGGATGACCAAGGAACATTTGAACGCGCTGCAAGCGGTGTTCGACACCATGGATGCCCACGTGGAAGCCGGCGATGTACCCGCGTACCTGCGCAGTAATTTCGAATTCCATATAGCAATCTATACGCATGGCGCAAGCGACCTGACGCTCGCGACCATCCAGAATCTCTGGATGCGCATTGGCCCATTCCTGAACCTCGTGGCACCGGACATCCCGCATATGAGGTTGTCGATGGCGGCGCACCGCAAGATTGTCGATGCTCTCTGGAAGGGCGACGGTGAAGGCGCGCGGGCGGGCATTGAAGAGGACATCGGCGGCGCCGCAGCGGACTTGCGGGAACGCTTGCAGAGCAGGGAAGCGGCCAGGGCGTGA
- a CDS encoding SDR family oxidoreductase produces MTVLQMLKPHAGLRVLVTGGASGIGLVIARAFVDAGSRVHVCDSSQRAIDSLNEAEQSAEMNAITATLADVSDRAAVDRVFDDVNEQLGGLDVLINNAGIAGPTGGIDEMDTGDWEQTVDVNLNAQFYFARRAVPLLRQARDGGSIIALSSVAGRLGYAYRTPYSATKWAVVGLTKSLAIELGPDNIRVNAIQPGIVKGPRIERVIAARAQQLGLSYEQMEKEYLGRISLRRMTTPEEVAATALFLCSPGGSGISGQAISVCGNVEVL; encoded by the coding sequence ATGACAGTTCTACAGATGTTGAAACCCCACGCGGGGTTGCGCGTGCTGGTCACGGGCGGCGCGTCGGGCATCGGTCTTGTGATCGCCCGTGCGTTTGTCGATGCCGGGTCGCGTGTGCATGTCTGCGACTCGAGCCAGCGAGCCATCGATTCGCTCAACGAAGCCGAACAAAGCGCCGAGATGAACGCGATCACCGCGACGCTCGCGGATGTATCAGATCGCGCGGCGGTCGACCGTGTATTCGACGATGTAAACGAGCAGCTCGGCGGCCTCGACGTGCTGATCAATAACGCGGGGATTGCGGGTCCGACGGGCGGTATCGACGAGATGGATACGGGTGACTGGGAACAGACCGTCGACGTGAATCTTAATGCTCAGTTCTACTTCGCACGTCGCGCGGTGCCGCTGTTGCGCCAGGCGCGTGACGGCGGGTCGATCATTGCGTTGTCATCGGTGGCAGGGCGGCTCGGATATGCGTATCGCACGCCCTATTCGGCGACCAAGTGGGCGGTCGTCGGCCTCACCAAGAGCCTGGCCATCGAGCTCGGCCCGGACAACATTCGCGTCAATGCAATCCAGCCGGGCATTGTGAAGGGGCCGCGCATTGAACGGGTGATCGCCGCACGCGCGCAACAGTTGGGTCTTTCCTACGAGCAGATGGAAAAAGAGTATCTCGGGAGAATTTCTCTGCGTCGCATGACCACGCCGGAAGAAGTGGCGGCGACCGCGCTGTTCCTGTGCTCGCCGGGTGGCAGCGGCATCTCGGGGCAGGCGATCTCGGTGTGCGGCAACGTGGAAGTGCTCTGA
- a CDS encoding 3-keto-5-aminohexanoate cleavage protein → MATKRKVIITCAPTGAIHTPSMSPYLPVTPQEIGDAALAAAREGAAILHLHARDPSDGRPTQDPAVFQQFLPRIKAETDAVINITSGGSPHMTVEERLKPAHHFKPEVASLNMGSMNFGLYPMLDRFKEFKHDWERQHLANSRDLIFKNTFKDIEYILTSCGANGTRFEYECYDISHLYNLAHFVDRGLAKPPFFVQSVFGLLGGIGPHPEDLMHMRRTADRLFGSDYVWSILGAGRNQIPLATLGVAQGSNVRVGLEDSLWIEAGKLAESSAAQVVKIRQVIEGLSLEIATPDEARAMLGLKGADNTNF, encoded by the coding sequence ATGGCAACGAAGCGTAAAGTTATTATTACTTGTGCTCCCACGGGCGCAATCCATACTCCGTCGATGTCACCGTATTTGCCGGTCACACCGCAAGAGATCGGCGATGCAGCGCTCGCCGCCGCCCGCGAGGGCGCGGCAATCCTGCACCTGCATGCACGCGATCCCAGTGATGGCCGGCCCACGCAAGACCCCGCCGTGTTCCAGCAATTCCTGCCGCGTATCAAGGCGGAGACCGATGCGGTGATCAACATCACGAGTGGCGGCAGTCCGCACATGACGGTAGAGGAGCGGTTAAAACCCGCTCACCATTTCAAGCCGGAGGTGGCGTCGCTGAACATGGGTTCGATGAATTTCGGCCTCTATCCCATGCTCGACCGTTTCAAGGAGTTCAAGCATGACTGGGAGCGTCAGCATCTGGCAAATAGCCGCGACCTGATCTTCAAGAACACGTTCAAGGACATTGAATACATCCTCACGTCATGCGGCGCGAACGGTACGCGTTTCGAGTACGAATGCTATGACATCTCGCACTTGTACAACCTGGCGCATTTCGTTGACCGCGGTCTCGCGAAACCGCCGTTCTTCGTGCAGAGCGTGTTCGGCCTGCTAGGCGGTATCGGACCGCATCCGGAAGACCTCATGCACATGCGCCGCACCGCCGACCGCTTGTTCGGAAGCGACTACGTGTGGTCGATCCTCGGTGCCGGGCGTAACCAGATTCCGCTTGCAACACTGGGCGTGGCGCAGGGATCAAACGTGCGGGTCGGGCTTGAGGACTCGCTCTGGATAGAGGCGGGCAAGCTGGCTGAATCCAGCGCCGCGCAGGTCGTGAAGATTCGTCAGGTGATCGAAGGCCTTTCGCTGGAGATTGCAACCCCGGACGAAGCGCGCGCCATGCTCGGGCTCAAGGGCGCGGACAACACGAATTTCTAA
- a CDS encoding N-acyl homoserine lactonase family protein, whose amino-acid sequence MPTGWLTVDRSSQIYGRYYGQQIKVPVWSTAIVGGDKKIVVDTGIHDPGWVSSFVCPCEQAPEERLERALKEYVGWNADDVDIVINTHLHYDHSGGNTLFKNARFVVQASEWEYAGRPLPTQSTFYQEFLIGREPLAYFRWQFVHGVADIAPGVRVVPTPGHTPGHQSVAVDTADGVVLIAGDCASCMENIVDLVPVGIVHETAAELASLRRIRQIADFVIPGHDPNVVAGSAGIQLPASARMKHVEG is encoded by the coding sequence ATGCCTACGGGCTGGCTGACTGTTGACCGTTCATCGCAGATCTATGGCCGCTACTACGGCCAGCAGATCAAAGTTCCGGTGTGGTCAACGGCGATTGTAGGCGGCGACAAAAAGATTGTGGTGGATACAGGGATTCACGATCCAGGCTGGGTGTCGAGCTTCGTCTGTCCTTGTGAGCAGGCACCGGAAGAGCGGCTTGAGCGTGCGCTGAAAGAGTATGTGGGCTGGAACGCGGACGACGTGGATATTGTCATCAACACCCACTTGCACTACGACCATTCCGGCGGCAACACGCTCTTCAAGAACGCGCGTTTCGTCGTCCAGGCGAGCGAGTGGGAATACGCGGGCCGGCCCTTGCCGACGCAGTCCACGTTTTATCAGGAGTTTCTGATCGGCCGCGAACCGCTCGCCTATTTTCGCTGGCAATTCGTGCATGGTGTTGCCGATATCGCGCCTGGCGTGCGGGTTGTGCCAACGCCGGGACACACGCCGGGGCATCAATCGGTTGCCGTTGATACGGCCGATGGCGTGGTCCTGATTGCCGGCGACTGCGCAAGCTGCATGGAGAACATCGTGGATCTGGTGCCGGTCGGCATTGTCCATGAGACGGCCGCCGAACTGGCTTCGCTCAGGCGTATCCGGCAGATAGCGGACTTCGTTATTCCCGGTCACGACCCGAATGTCGTGGCTGGATCGGCTGGCATTCAACTGCCCGCCAGCGCACGGATGAAGCACGTTGAAGGTTAG
- a CDS encoding sugar ABC transporter substrate-binding protein: MNALTNTIRRGARLALGAALLATLAVSGQASAAGKYKIFLSMSYVGNDWQTEAANMVKAMAATPGLKDKVDLEVQVAGTDAQKQIQQINSMVQAGAKAIVIYPISPTALNRAIKNACSKGVVVAAYDGEVTEPCAHNVTIDQKQAGTVTAEWLAKTINGKGNIVLINGVPGTSVDRARTEAAKAVFAKYPGIKIVAEGTGMWSQATAKTELSKILATNSWDKIDGLWMQVGCFTAASMQLEAGIADDKIKPCAGESSNGHRVQMLPPGTVKGDGAYRSIGYRSISYGSPPYSGALALKMAVDKLDGKDFPAHVTLKLPLVETSQSKLCTTGSIDELKGGCTAFMPDKVPPGWFADIYSPETSEVGFNAALTGKPD, from the coding sequence ATGAACGCACTGACGAACACCATCCGTCGGGGGGCTCGGCTCGCGCTAGGCGCCGCGCTTCTCGCGACGCTGGCCGTCTCGGGACAGGCCTCGGCAGCGGGTAAATACAAGATTTTTCTGTCGATGAGTTATGTCGGCAATGACTGGCAAACCGAGGCGGCCAACATGGTCAAGGCCATGGCCGCCACGCCGGGGCTGAAGGACAAGGTCGACCTCGAAGTACAGGTTGCCGGCACCGACGCACAGAAACAGATCCAGCAGATCAACTCGATGGTTCAGGCCGGCGCCAAGGCCATTGTGATCTACCCCATCTCGCCGACCGCGTTGAATCGCGCGATCAAGAACGCCTGTTCCAAGGGTGTAGTGGTGGCAGCCTATGACGGCGAAGTGACCGAACCATGTGCCCACAACGTGACCATCGACCAGAAGCAGGCAGGCACCGTCACCGCTGAATGGCTCGCGAAGACCATCAACGGCAAGGGCAACATCGTGCTGATCAACGGCGTGCCGGGCACCTCCGTGGATCGCGCGCGCACCGAGGCCGCCAAGGCCGTGTTCGCGAAGTATCCGGGGATCAAGATCGTGGCGGAAGGCACGGGCATGTGGAGTCAGGCAACGGCCAAGACGGAGTTGTCGAAGATCCTGGCCACCAATAGCTGGGACAAGATCGACGGCTTGTGGATGCAGGTAGGCTGCTTCACGGCGGCATCCATGCAGCTCGAAGCCGGCATAGCGGACGACAAGATCAAGCCGTGCGCGGGTGAGTCGTCGAACGGTCATCGCGTGCAGATGTTGCCGCCCGGCACGGTGAAGGGCGACGGTGCCTATCGCTCGATTGGCTACCGGTCCATCTCTTATGGTTCGCCGCCGTACTCCGGTGCGCTCGCGCTGAAGATGGCCGTGGACAAGCTCGACGGCAAGGATTTCCCGGCGCATGTGACGCTCAAGCTTCCGCTGGTGGAGACGTCGCAATCGAAACTGTGCACGACGGGTTCCATCGATGAACTGAAGGGCGGGTGCACCGCGTTCATGCCGGACAAGGTGCCGCCGGGCTGGTTTGCGGACATCTATTCGCCAGAGACCAGCGAGGTTGGTTTCAACGCGGCGCTGACCGGCAAGCCGGATTAA
- a CDS encoding sugar ABC transporter ATP-binding protein → MGAGNTSNNEWALDLSKVTKRFGATVALDNASFRVKRGAVHALLGENGAGKSTTVKLLSGLMQPDAGSISIMGRNVSMRGPKDAHRAGVQTAFQEMTLVRDLTVAQNLLMAYEPTGWFGRIRQHESQKQAAQWLDRLELGDIRPGAYIRDLALPVRQKIEIAKALVRQPEVLLLDEPTSALSGRDVAWLSRRIEELKARGVTFVFITHRMQEVREFCDSLTVYRNGRDVGAFDTDSISDDEVIRLVIGRSMDAKYPPKVATPSTLQTPAMEVRSIKVDGVVNDFDLTLKAGEVHGIAALQGMGQREIFEALFGAEFIDAGQILIDGKPVTLTSTADSLKAGVSTSFLPEDRKTEGLFLRLPGGENVSLPVIKRFSRFGLIDRKREQAAIKQALAQMEVNPRAIYKPCLSFSGGNQQKIAMAKWLLTQSRVWLMFDPTRGVDVGTKHQIFVLMRAFAAAGGSVLFYSTDVPELVNVCDRVSVVYRGRNVAELAGEALTEENVMRKMLSS, encoded by the coding sequence ATGGGAGCAGGCAACACGAGCAACAACGAATGGGCGCTCGATCTCTCGAAGGTCACGAAGCGGTTCGGTGCCACTGTCGCACTCGACAACGCGTCATTCCGCGTCAAACGCGGCGCCGTTCATGCGCTGCTCGGCGAGAATGGCGCCGGTAAGTCGACCACCGTCAAGCTGTTGTCCGGTCTCATGCAGCCGGATGCGGGCAGCATCTCGATCATGGGCCGCAACGTGAGCATGCGTGGTCCCAAGGACGCGCATCGTGCGGGTGTGCAGACGGCGTTCCAGGAGATGACACTGGTGCGGGACTTGACCGTCGCGCAGAACCTGCTGATGGCGTACGAACCGACCGGCTGGTTTGGCCGAATTCGGCAACACGAATCGCAAAAGCAGGCTGCGCAATGGCTCGACCGGCTCGAACTGGGCGATATCCGCCCGGGTGCGTATATCCGTGATCTTGCATTGCCAGTGCGGCAGAAGATCGAGATTGCGAAGGCGCTGGTCCGCCAGCCTGAAGTGCTGCTACTCGATGAACCTACGTCCGCGCTCTCCGGGCGTGACGTTGCGTGGTTGTCGCGACGCATCGAGGAATTGAAGGCGCGCGGGGTGACCTTTGTGTTCATCACGCACCGGATGCAGGAAGTGCGCGAGTTCTGCGACAGCCTCACCGTGTATAGAAACGGCCGTGACGTAGGCGCTTTCGATACCGATTCGATCTCGGACGACGAAGTCATCCGTCTTGTGATCGGCCGTTCGATGGACGCCAAATATCCGCCGAAAGTGGCCACCCCGTCAACGCTTCAGACTCCGGCAATGGAAGTACGAAGCATCAAGGTGGACGGCGTGGTCAACGACTTCGACCTCACGCTCAAGGCAGGCGAAGTGCATGGCATTGCAGCGCTGCAAGGCATGGGGCAGCGCGAAATTTTCGAGGCGCTGTTCGGTGCCGAGTTTATCGACGCGGGTCAGATCCTGATCGATGGAAAACCGGTCACGCTGACCTCGACCGCCGATTCGTTGAAGGCCGGAGTATCGACGAGTTTTCTGCCGGAAGACCGCAAGACCGAGGGTCTGTTCCTTCGTCTGCCCGGCGGGGAGAACGTCTCGCTCCCGGTGATCAAGCGCTTCTCGCGCTTCGGCCTGATCGACAGGAAACGCGAGCAGGCCGCCATCAAGCAGGCGCTCGCGCAAATGGAAGTCAATCCGCGGGCGATCTACAAGCCGTGTCTTTCTTTCTCGGGCGGTAACCAGCAGAAGATCGCCATGGCGAAATGGCTGCTGACGCAAAGCCGCGTGTGGCTGATGTTCGACCCCACGCGTGGCGTTGACGTGGGAACCAAGCATCAGATCTTCGTGCTGATGCGTGCGTTCGCAGCGGCCGGCGGTTCCGTGCTGTTCTATTCCACCGACGTCCCGGAACTGGTCAATGTGTGCGATCGGGTCTCGGTGGTGTATCGCGGGCGCAATGTCGCGGAGTTAGCCGGCGAAGCGCTCACCGAAGAGAACGTGATGCGCAAGATGCTTTCAAGTTGA
- a CDS encoding ABC transporter permease, whose protein sequence is MKIAIASPDSEVVRPGAHVGFRARVDHYRGLIIAIGALLAMMITWVSLSATPVGMYDVGSVISSSATLALAGIGQTIVVLSGGFDLSASAVVSLSNVLAVRFVQGTPIEQWGGVALILAIGGGIGLINGALIAWFRLQSIVVTLATMFMVQGLTLLIQNKPGGSIGDQFGAFITSDLVPDKVPMSAAVLVVALLVWTFVKRTRFGVGLYALGSDPDGAYANGMPVRGYRIATYALAGMFYAAAGLYVSAQTGSADPLVGRPLLLSMFTAVVLGGTWLGGGRGGCVGTVFAAMTLMITVNILLVLNVSAFFTTIAEAVILILAVLGSSVGKQSAAHHCARYAGRWFTAWSTGTRARNDQGARRVKFEVENFRPIENTELKGRVLGDWIERNRAWVKYVVPAYLLFFAVIAITGVVYGPGVLVSANFYTSLLTLTLFLAVLGLGQGAVILTGGLDLSVPWLITLAGVLLTGLTHGVNEAATWAVPLVLCAGLAVGVFNGVGVVVLGLPPIVVTLAANGLLQGITLIYCNGSPQGWAPTAISDFTNGRVGPLSLAAWCVPLFLALALLLLHRTAFGRRIYAVGNSQVAAKLSGVRVGATLIAVYCLSGLCSAVVGLLLAGFSSQAFLGMGDPYLLPSIAVVVVGGALITGGRGHYLGVFGGALLLTALGTLLAGTTVPPAVRDIINGLVVLAAVITLRDKKA, encoded by the coding sequence ATGAAAATTGCAATAGCGTCGCCCGATAGTGAGGTCGTGCGACCCGGTGCGCACGTTGGTTTTCGGGCGCGTGTGGATCATTATCGTGGCTTGATCATCGCGATCGGCGCGCTGCTCGCGATGATGATCACGTGGGTGTCGCTGTCCGCCACGCCGGTCGGGATGTACGACGTCGGCTCCGTGATCTCGAGCAGCGCCACGCTCGCCCTCGCGGGGATCGGGCAGACCATTGTTGTGCTAAGCGGCGGTTTCGACCTGTCGGCGTCGGCGGTGGTGTCGTTGTCCAACGTGCTCGCCGTGCGCTTCGTGCAGGGGACGCCGATCGAACAATGGGGCGGTGTTGCGCTGATTCTTGCGATAGGCGGGGGCATTGGACTGATCAACGGCGCGCTGATCGCATGGTTCCGTCTGCAGTCCATCGTGGTCACGCTCGCCACCATGTTCATGGTGCAGGGCTTGACGCTACTGATCCAGAACAAACCGGGCGGCAGCATCGGCGATCAGTTCGGTGCTTTCATCACCTCCGATCTCGTGCCCGACAAAGTCCCCATGTCAGCGGCCGTGCTGGTCGTTGCCCTGCTCGTTTGGACCTTCGTCAAACGTACGCGCTTCGGCGTAGGCCTGTATGCGCTCGGTAGCGACCCGGATGGCGCCTATGCGAACGGCATGCCTGTCAGAGGCTACCGGATCGCGACCTATGCACTCGCCGGGATGTTCTACGCGGCAGCGGGCTTGTATGTATCGGCACAGACCGGTTCTGCCGATCCGCTGGTGGGCCGGCCGTTGCTGCTCTCCATGTTCACGGCCGTCGTGCTGGGCGGCACGTGGCTTGGTGGCGGAAGGGGCGGCTGCGTGGGCACGGTGTTCGCTGCAATGACCCTGATGATCACGGTCAATATCCTGCTGGTGCTCAACGTATCCGCGTTCTTTACGACCATCGCCGAAGCCGTGATCCTGATCCTGGCGGTGCTCGGGTCATCGGTTGGCAAGCAGTCGGCGGCGCATCATTGCGCGCGCTACGCCGGACGATGGTTCACGGCGTGGAGCACGGGAACACGCGCACGCAATGACCAGGGAGCGCGGCGCGTGAAGTTCGAAGTGGAGAACTTCCGCCCCATAGAAAACACGGAGCTCAAGGGCCGCGTGCTGGGCGACTGGATCGAACGCAATCGAGCATGGGTGAAGTACGTCGTGCCCGCGTATCTGCTGTTCTTCGCGGTGATCGCGATCACGGGCGTGGTCTATGGCCCGGGTGTCCTGGTTAGCGCCAACTTCTATACGAGCTTGCTGACGCTGACCTTGTTCCTGGCCGTTCTGGGGCTTGGGCAAGGCGCCGTGATCCTGACAGGTGGACTTGACCTTTCCGTGCCCTGGCTCATCACGCTGGCGGGCGTGTTGTTGACCGGGCTGACGCATGGCGTCAACGAAGCCGCGACGTGGGCCGTGCCGCTGGTGCTGTGCGCGGGCTTGGCTGTTGGCGTGTTCAACGGTGTGGGCGTGGTGGTGCTGGGCTTGCCGCCAATCGTAGTCACGCTGGCTGCCAACGGCTTGTTGCAGGGCATCACGCTGATCTATTGCAACGGTTCGCCGCAAGGCTGGGCGCCGACTGCGATAAGCGATTTCACGAACGGGCGCGTGGGTCCCTTGTCGCTTGCCGCGTGGTGCGTGCCGTTGTTCCTCGCATTGGCGTTGTTGCTGCTGCATCGCACGGCTTTTGGGCGGCGCATCTATGCAGTCGGCAATTCGCAGGTGGCGGCGAAGCTGTCGGGTGTGCGCGTGGGCGCCACCTTGATCGCGGTGTATTGCCTCTCAGGTTTGTGTTCCGCCGTGGTGGGCCTGTTGCTTGCCGGCTTCAGCAGCCAGGCTTTCCTCGGCATGGGCGACCCGTATCTGCTGCCTTCCATTGCGGTGGTCGTCGTGGGCGGTGCGTTGATCACCGGTGGCCGCGGTCATTATCTCGGCGTGTTCGGCGGCGCGTTGCTGCTGACCGCGCTGGGCACGCTGCTCGCCGGTACGACTGTGCCGCCAGCCGTGCGCGACATCATCAACGGCCTCGTTGTTCTGGCTGCCGTGATTACGTTGCGCGATAAAAAAGCTTGA